Proteins from one Mesotoga infera genomic window:
- a CDS encoding sugar ABC transporter ATP-binding protein, which produces MKVVEMISVRKEFPGVVALDNIDFSLEEGEIHGLVGENGAGKSTLINILAGVFQQTSGELRLFGKPVKLSSPSDALHRGIGVVYQDTVLDPFFTAEENIWLGREPSRLSVLKGREIKSDTKRLCDKYGIVVPLGIPVGTLSVAKQKMVEILRALSMNSKVLVLDEPTASITQSDTDNLFEILKNLKKSGISIIFVSHHLDEVFNLCDRISVLRNGCYEGTFASSELSTRDLIKLMTNRDLVDQYPKRSSEIGEEILKVSNLNVARFGLKDISFEVKRGEIVGFFGMVGSGRTELMKSIFGAHEIDSGEITINNEKIRIKGPSKAMRAGVYLCPEDRRREGVVQDMSVIDNLTSPFLGTLTRLGVINSRESRARAGKVSSELKIKAPSLKTIISHLSGGNQQKVVLGKWLLGPESRVFIFDEPTQGIDVGAKSEFYRIMQEIAKKGCGVLFVSSDIRELLGIADRIYVMRLGRITAEFKRGEYDQHSILENALSDSLAARSEKDE; this is translated from the coding sequence ATGAAGGTTGTTGAAATGATCTCGGTCAGGAAGGAGTTCCCCGGGGTCGTTGCTCTCGACAATATCGACTTCTCTCTGGAAGAAGGAGAGATTCATGGACTTGTCGGTGAAAACGGAGCCGGAAAATCCACGCTCATAAATATACTCGCCGGAGTCTTTCAACAGACTTCGGGAGAACTCAGACTGTTCGGCAAGCCTGTAAAATTGAGCAGTCCTTCCGATGCCCTTCACAGGGGCATAGGAGTAGTCTATCAGGACACCGTTCTGGATCCGTTTTTCACTGCCGAGGAAAACATCTGGCTGGGTAGGGAACCTTCCCGGCTTTCTGTGCTGAAAGGCAGGGAGATCAAATCCGACACGAAGAGACTGTGTGATAAGTACGGAATCGTAGTGCCGCTAGGTATTCCGGTCGGAACTCTAAGTGTTGCAAAGCAGAAGATGGTCGAGATCCTCAGGGCGCTGAGCATGAATTCAAAGGTACTGGTTTTAGATGAGCCGACTGCCTCGATAACCCAAAGCGATACGGACAACCTTTTCGAGATACTCAAAAATCTAAAAAAGTCCGGCATAAGCATCATTTTCGTCTCCCACCATCTGGACGAAGTTTTCAACCTCTGCGATAGAATCTCCGTCCTCAGAAACGGCTGCTACGAAGGCACCTTCGCTTCTTCGGAACTATCAACACGCGACCTCATAAAGCTCATGACCAACAGGGATCTGGTTGATCAATACCCCAAGCGGTCTTCAGAAATCGGTGAGGAAATTCTCAAGGTTTCGAATCTGAACGTGGCGAGATTCGGGTTGAAGGATATCTCCTTCGAGGTGAAGAGGGGAGAGATAGTGGGCTTCTTCGGAATGGTCGGCTCTGGAAGGACGGAGCTCATGAAATCGATCTTTGGCGCCCACGAAATCGATAGCGGCGAAATAACGATAAACAACGAAAAAATCAGGATAAAAGGCCCATCGAAAGCCATGAGGGCCGGTGTCTATCTCTGCCCGGAGGACAGAAGGAGGGAGGGGGTTGTCCAGGATATGTCGGTTATAGACAACCTGACCTCCCCATTCCTTGGAACGTTGACCAGGTTAGGTGTGATCAACTCTAGAGAGTCCAGAGCCAGGGCCGGCAAAGTATCGAGCGAACTGAAAATAAAGGCTCCGTCGCTGAAGACGATCATCTCCCACCTGAGCGGTGGCAACCAGCAGAAGGTGGTTCTGGGGAAATGGCTTCTGGGACCGGAATCCAGGGTATTCATATTCGATGAACCAACCCAGGGAATAGATGTCGGAGCCAAGAGCGAGTTTTACAGGATAATGCAAGAAATTGCGAAGAAGGGTTGCGGGGTGTTGTTCGTTTCCTCGGATATCAGAGAATTGCTGGGCATAGCCGACAGGATCTATGTCATGCGCCTGGGAAGGATCACGGCGGAATTCAAAAGAGGGGAGTACGACCAACACTCGATTCTCGAAAATGCGCTCAGCGATAGTCTCGCCGCAAGGAGTGAAAAAGATGAATAA
- the lsrF gene encoding 3-hydroxy-5-phosphonooxypentane-2,4-dione thiolase, with product MSELFGKANRLSRIFNRSGKTIMLALDHGMALGPMQGLERPAEMLDKLTSFTDSIMLNKGILRNCYTPNGHVGIVLRVSGAATIAGEDLTNESITTTVIEALRLSADAVATSIYVGTPNEHSTIRDLAQLCDECETYGLPVLAVTAIGKDRERKTDPRYLSLAVRVAVEMGADIVKTYYCDEKFEKVVEAAAGIPIVIAGGPKMDSVLDVLKIAENATRAGARGVDMGRNVWQHERPVEMLLALKDIVNDGVSAEEAYSKHFGR from the coding sequence GTGAGTGAGTTGTTCGGTAAGGCAAACAGACTCTCAAGGATATTCAACAGATCCGGAAAAACTATAATGCTGGCTCTCGATCACGGTATGGCTCTCGGTCCCATGCAGGGTCTGGAAAGACCGGCCGAGATGCTAGATAAGCTCACGTCGTTCACCGATTCCATAATGCTCAACAAAGGGATACTGCGAAACTGCTACACACCGAACGGGCACGTCGGAATCGTACTTCGAGTGAGCGGCGCGGCGACCATCGCCGGAGAAGATTTGACTAACGAAAGCATAACAACAACGGTTATCGAAGCGTTGAGACTGTCTGCGGATGCCGTCGCTACCTCGATTTACGTCGGCACTCCAAACGAACACTCTACTATACGCGACCTGGCCCAGCTTTGTGATGAATGTGAAACCTACGGTCTCCCGGTGTTGGCCGTAACTGCGATCGGTAAGGACCGGGAGCGCAAAACCGATCCCAGATATCTTTCGCTGGCTGTGAGAGTTGCCGTGGAGATGGGAGCCGATATCGTCAAAACGTATTACTGCGACGAGAAATTCGAGAAGGTCGTCGAGGCAGCGGCCGGCATACCCATAGTCATCGCCGGCGGTCCGAAAATGGATTCGGTGCTGGATGTCCTGAAGATCGCCGAAAACGCCACCAGGGCAGGAGCACGCGGGGTCGATATGGGCAGAAACGTCTGGCAGCACGAAAGACCGGTAGAGATGCTACTGGCCTTGAAGGATATAGTCAACGATGGCGTGTCCGCCGAAGAGGCTTACTCGAAACACTTCGGGAGATAA
- a CDS encoding zinc-dependent alcohol dehydrogenase, producing MKAVMYEGIGKISIRDVEKPKIGEDGILVKILYSFICSTDIKTYKQGHPMIKPPTILGHECSGRIDETGRNVTEFEVGDYVAVAPFVNCGECEQCINGYPEGCRNRDFPSNGAITEFLSIDAGYARKGVAKVAKDKAKEAALAEPMACALTSCRHMELQPGNSALVVGAGIMGMLNAMTLRDVYGQTVVITDKRQGRLELAEELGFAISSGDTGKYNSIVLTAPVPELIDEYLPKVKLFGNMVLFGGYSKGTKALFDPNIIHYNGVKLTGTTGFASKDFMAAIALINSGKLDLRPFTKRIYEFSDFEEAFKDAVEGRSIKVGIKVGE from the coding sequence ATGAAGGCAGTGATGTACGAAGGAATCGGAAAGATCTCAATCAGAGATGTAGAAAAGCCAAAAATTGGAGAAGATGGAATTCTTGTCAAGATACTCTACTCCTTCATTTGCTCTACAGATATAAAGACCTATAAGCAGGGACACCCGATGATCAAGCCTCCGACCATACTTGGCCACGAATGTTCTGGAAGGATAGACGAAACCGGTCGGAACGTTACGGAGTTCGAAGTCGGTGATTATGTGGCTGTAGCACCCTTCGTGAACTGCGGGGAATGCGAGCAGTGTATCAACGGTTACCCCGAGGGATGTAGAAACAGAGACTTTCCCAGTAACGGAGCCATAACCGAGTTTCTTTCGATCGATGCCGGTTACGCCAGGAAGGGAGTTGCAAAGGTTGCGAAAGACAAGGCTAAAGAGGCCGCCCTTGCGGAACCCATGGCCTGTGCATTGACTTCCTGCAGACATATGGAGCTGCAGCCTGGCAATTCGGCACTGGTCGTCGGGGCCGGGATAATGGGTATGCTGAACGCTATGACCTTGCGAGACGTTTACGGTCAGACTGTGGTAATCACCGATAAAAGGCAAGGGAGGCTAGAACTGGCCGAAGAACTGGGGTTCGCCATTTCCAGCGGAGATACGGGCAAGTACAACTCGATAGTACTCACCGCGCCCGTTCCAGAATTGATCGATGAATATCTGCCAAAAGTGAAGTTATTCGGAAACATGGTACTCTTCGGCGGCTATTCGAAAGGGACGAAAGCTCTCTTCGATCCCAATATAATTCACTACAACGGTGTGAAATTGACCGGTACCACGGGCTTTGCCTCTAAGGATTTCATGGCCGCCATCGCACTTATCAATAGCGGCAAGCTCGATTTGAGACCTTTCACAAAAAGAATCTATGAATTCTCCGATTTCGAAGAGGCCTTCAAAGACGCCGTAGAGGGCAGGTCTATTAAAGTCGGAATAAAGGTTGGTGAGTGA
- a CDS encoding sugar-binding transcriptional regulator, with protein MMKMDEVSLAYRAAEMYYINEMNQEQIAAELGLSRSKVSRLLTSARRLGMVKIELVGPESFDLSSLEREIVEKYAIREAHVVASIKGTDKEIKQRIALSFQKNLTKLLEGKRYIGLGWGTTVYEAVMSLPDNLARFPEMKIIPLLGGLGQSEKTYQINNIVEKMAGSLGATPIFLAAPAIFNNQEQLKIMKQVQSVQTAIAEWSNLEAVIFGLGAPAGMSAVLDSNLPGDMILELVRKHAVGDIVSRFMGKSGEIVCQNIEEVLLGIPFNDMLKVPERICLSGGEHKVDGIRAALSRGYITTLFTDIRTAQMLVTQQEVRG; from the coding sequence ATGATGAAGATGGATGAAGTCAGTCTAGCTTACAGGGCCGCAGAGATGTATTACATCAACGAGATGAACCAGGAGCAGATAGCCGCCGAGCTGGGACTTTCGAGGTCGAAAGTCTCCAGATTGCTCACCAGCGCCCGCAGACTGGGAATGGTGAAGATCGAGCTCGTCGGGCCGGAATCTTTCGATCTCTCCTCTCTCGAGAGAGAAATAGTAGAGAAATACGCCATAAGGGAAGCCCATGTCGTAGCCTCTATAAAGGGGACCGACAAGGAGATAAAGCAGAGGATAGCTCTCTCCTTCCAGAAAAACCTTACGAAGCTGCTCGAAGGCAAGCGTTATATCGGGCTGGGTTGGGGTACGACCGTTTATGAGGCCGTAATGAGCCTACCGGATAATCTCGCCAGATTTCCCGAGATGAAGATAATACCGCTCCTCGGAGGTCTCGGACAGTCGGAAAAGACTTATCAGATCAACAACATCGTCGAGAAAATGGCCGGTTCTCTGGGAGCGACCCCTATTTTTCTGGCCGCTCCCGCGATTTTCAACAATCAGGAGCAGTTGAAAATCATGAAGCAGGTACAGTCTGTCCAGACGGCCATCGCCGAGTGGTCGAACCTCGAAGCGGTCATATTTGGTCTGGGGGCTCCGGCTGGAATGTCGGCCGTTCTAGACTCAAACCTTCCCGGCGATATGATACTCGAACTGGTCAGAAAGCACGCTGTCGGCGATATTGTCTCTCGTTTCATGGGCAAGAGCGGTGAAATAGTCTGCCAGAACATCGAAGAGGTTCTTCTGGGAATCCCCTTCAACGATATGCTAAAAGTTCCCGAGAGGATCTGTTTGAGCGGCGGGGAGCACAAAGTAGACGGAATACGGGCAGCCCTTTCAAGAGGTTACATAACCACTCTCTTCACGGATATAAGGACAGCCCAGATGCTAGTTACGCAGCAGGAGGTGCGTGGATGA
- a CDS encoding WD40 repeat domain-containing protein: protein MKKILIILFLTLIPLFLFAQTEELKAKLAANPADIESLEALLKIYEENYDYNSYINTVIEVAHALTEIPEGMVAIFERTIEKALENYYSEQASELSKIYFDNFKNRKSLLYYLRSLNSSWYLSESDVRYAVTSIENEDHLELYKYLYEESKELYPTDLSLIVSKILVEDFGESEFLIPYIENLFYDGDFTTAEELLMEYSQDLAEEPMYYFLKGLLALNYGNYDEAVELFLQGKSFNDEAALGNATEILDYIYIPDYVSELFRAIVLSSGEASLQNNLQSYMIRHEELDWIYSWLSRVPAPKKIDELLEGEEVVISYNTLNMDYETGSVGFFDIEGNLFGSLADAIYGQFLDSKTFVYISLQNERVVVEGERKARFNGYTVYSLSPDRSKFLLLDNYGEKIVMIGPELTQIWSADGDFGMIPVSWSPDGYRVAVSTDYDVFSIFNADTGEVLETVEGWYDLVFLSNDNAYAIDYDGNIVDLSTDEPLKTAKTAVWAEFGSDNRIIYFIPPEEYGDFSYIALRVYDLETGTDRVLGNRVLWMDAPVPSIKVEGPYIYFTEKDTNGMHRVLVMDYTTNELLFESMPSYDVLIFPDVRPE, encoded by the coding sequence ATGAAAAAGATACTCATAATTCTATTTCTGACTTTGATACCGCTCTTCTTATTCGCCCAGACCGAAGAATTGAAAGCAAAACTGGCCGCCAACCCCGCGGATATAGAAAGCCTCGAGGCGCTTCTTAAGATTTACGAAGAAAACTACGATTACAACAGCTATATCAACACCGTGATCGAGGTTGCACATGCCCTCACGGAGATACCCGAAGGCATGGTGGCGATCTTCGAGAGAACGATCGAAAAGGCTCTGGAAAACTATTACTCGGAGCAGGCGAGCGAACTATCGAAAATATACTTCGATAATTTCAAGAACAGGAAATCGCTTCTCTACTATTTACGCAGTCTAAACAGCTCCTGGTATCTCAGCGAATCCGACGTCCGTTATGCCGTGACATCGATCGAGAACGAGGATCACCTGGAACTATACAAGTATCTATACGAAGAGTCCAAAGAACTGTACCCGACCGATCTCTCGTTGATCGTGTCGAAGATCCTGGTCGAAGATTTCGGAGAGAGCGAGTTCCTGATACCCTATATCGAGAATCTGTTCTACGATGGCGACTTCACGACCGCCGAGGAGCTGCTCATGGAATATTCCCAGGATCTGGCCGAGGAACCGATGTATTACTTCTTAAAAGGTCTGTTGGCCCTGAACTATGGCAACTACGACGAGGCTGTTGAGCTGTTCCTCCAGGGAAAAAGTTTCAACGACGAAGCTGCGCTGGGAAATGCCACAGAGATACTGGATTACATCTATATTCCCGATTATGTTTCCGAGCTGTTCAGGGCGATCGTTCTCTCCAGCGGCGAGGCATCGCTGCAGAATAATCTTCAGTCATACATGATCAGACACGAAGAGCTCGACTGGATATACTCCTGGCTGTCGAGAGTTCCGGCCCCCAAGAAGATTGACGAGCTGCTGGAAGGAGAAGAGGTAGTTATCTCATACAACACGCTCAATATGGATTACGAGACCGGAAGCGTCGGTTTCTTCGATATCGAAGGAAACCTCTTCGGAAGTCTAGCAGATGCTATTTACGGACAATTTCTCGATTCAAAGACTTTCGTCTATATATCGCTGCAGAACGAGAGGGTCGTGGTTGAAGGAGAGAGAAAGGCCAGATTCAACGGATACACTGTATATTCACTTTCCCCCGATCGCTCGAAATTCCTGCTTCTGGATAATTACGGTGAGAAGATCGTCATGATTGGACCGGAATTGACTCAGATCTGGTCGGCCGACGGTGATTTTGGAATGATACCGGTCTCTTGGTCGCCCGATGGTTACAGGGTGGCTGTCTCCACCGATTACGATGTTTTCTCCATATTCAACGCCGACACCGGCGAGGTGCTCGAAACAGTGGAAGGATGGTACGATCTAGTTTTCCTTTCCAACGACAACGCTTACGCGATAGATTATGACGGCAACATCGTCGACCTGTCGACGGATGAGCCGCTCAAAACAGCAAAAACAGCTGTCTGGGCGGAGTTTGGAAGCGACAACAGGATCATCTATTTTATCCCACCGGAAGAGTACGGCGATTTCTCTTACATCGCCCTCCGGGTGTACGATCTTGAAACCGGTACCGACCGGGTACTCGGCAACAGGGTGCTCTGGATGGACGCGCCGGTTCCTTCGATCAAGGTGGAAGGACCTTACATCTACTTCACCGAAAAGGATACCAACGGTATGCACAGAGTTCTGGTCATGGATTACACCACCAACGAACTTCTCTTCGAAAGTATGCCGAGTTACGATGTTCTGATCTTTCCCGATGTAAGACCGGAATAA
- a CDS encoding sugar ABC transporter substrate-binding protein: MKKVVLVLAIMLLVSLAFGVEIGFVAANLSAVTQATIAQNLEAISKTNGWTIYVSNSAGSWETMNNLVENYVSKKVDLIVVAMGQASSLTSSLTAAKEAGIPVIGIDSEYSDLLTADILTNNWEMGAKIATYLVDRLNHKGNIIVFKFDQFYGTRFRGKALDVVLTEEPNIKVLEVHHLPPAGFVEDAQRTMESYLLKYGDKIDAVWCAWDDPAYAVSLAIKAAGYTQEDMFVVGIDGNERNIKMIAANNTAVVATILQPFGDSAIKAAELIQKIVVEGNSPEEVIGAVRVIYMDAPLITSANAQDYLK, encoded by the coding sequence ATGAAAAAGGTAGTTCTTGTTCTTGCGATTATGTTACTCGTTTCTCTGGCCTTCGGTGTCGAGATCGGCTTCGTCGCGGCCAACCTTTCTGCGGTAACTCAGGCAACTATCGCCCAAAATCTCGAAGCCATTTCAAAGACCAACGGTTGGACCATTTACGTCTCGAACTCCGCAGGCTCCTGGGAGACGATGAACAATCTGGTGGAAAACTACGTGTCGAAGAAAGTAGATCTCATAGTGGTCGCCATGGGACAGGCGAGCTCGCTGACTTCCTCGCTCACCGCGGCGAAAGAGGCTGGCATTCCCGTGATCGGAATCGACTCAGAGTACAGTGACCTGCTGACTGCCGATATTCTCACCAACAACTGGGAGATGGGCGCAAAGATTGCCACATACCTGGTCGACAGACTGAACCACAAGGGAAACATCATAGTATTCAAATTCGATCAATTCTATGGAACCCGCTTCAGAGGAAAGGCGCTGGACGTGGTACTGACGGAAGAGCCGAACATCAAAGTGCTCGAAGTCCATCACCTGCCGCCGGCGGGATTCGTGGAAGACGCACAGAGAACCATGGAATCGTATCTGCTCAAGTACGGTGACAAGATCGACGCGGTCTGGTGCGCCTGGGACGACCCGGCTTATGCGGTATCTCTGGCGATCAAGGCGGCCGGCTATACTCAAGAAGATATGTTCGTGGTCGGAATTGACGGCAACGAAAGAAACATAAAAATGATAGCTGCCAACAACACGGCCGTCGTAGCCACGATCCTGCAGCCCTTCGGAGATTCAGCCATCAAAGCTGCCGAACTCATACAGAAGATAGTCGTCGAGGGGAACAGCCCCGAAGAAGTCATCGGGGCCGTAAGGGTAATATACATGGACGCACCTCTTATCACCTCGGCGAACGCTCAGGATTATCTGAAATAA
- a CDS encoding M3 family oligoendopeptidase produces MADEKIVKQPRRYLPEDLDLSVWKNVETELKRLEEYPVDSVNSLEEFLYRWSELYMAIQEQLAWRYIEMTRFADNEEKRKNYSNFYAGVFSRAEPYKMRLLKKYYDSPYRAELDTLRYENFDRIVANTIEMFREENLPLEVKEKELSSAYGATIGSLTVEYAGKEYTLSQLSKFQQEPDRKVREETWRLSMEKLSTVHDRLEELFDQLKEIRIPQAKNAGFENYRDFMHAKKNRFVYSVEDIFRFHDSVEAVVVPFVKKLNESRKKEIGVESLRPWDTQVEPSGKVLKPFDGMDDFIGKAIAVLSRVDRQFGLNLQKMKNTGLLDLENRKGKAPGGYNYPLDETGAPFIFMNATGTPGNVRTILHESGHAMHSFSTVGERIILYRHTTHEAAELASMSMELLTMDHWDEYYPDSEELKLAKKEELTGTISFLPWCMTVDAFQQWIYSNPDHTPDERDEKFAGIFARFEGGIDWSGLERERRIRWLLQPHIFTNPFYYIEYGIAQLGALAIYRNYRLDREKAIADYKRFLSLGYSRPLDELYEAAGIKFDFSKSYISELVNFVGGEIERL; encoded by the coding sequence ATGGCAGATGAGAAGATTGTGAAGCAGCCACGCAGGTATTTGCCGGAGGACCTCGATCTTTCGGTGTGGAAGAACGTCGAGACCGAGCTGAAGAGACTGGAAGAGTATCCTGTGGACAGTGTTAACTCTCTGGAAGAGTTCCTCTACAGATGGAGCGAACTCTATATGGCGATCCAGGAGCAGCTTGCCTGGAGGTACATAGAGATGACGAGGTTTGCCGACAACGAAGAAAAGAGGAAGAACTATTCTAACTTCTATGCCGGGGTGTTCTCCAGAGCCGAACCCTACAAAATGAGGCTGCTGAAGAAGTATTATGACAGTCCCTACAGGGCCGAGCTCGACACTTTAAGGTACGAGAATTTTGACAGGATAGTGGCCAACACCATCGAGATGTTCAGAGAGGAAAACCTTCCGCTCGAGGTAAAGGAAAAGGAGTTATCCTCCGCTTATGGCGCTACGATAGGCTCTTTGACGGTAGAATACGCTGGTAAGGAGTACACGCTCTCTCAACTCTCCAAATTCCAGCAGGAGCCAGACAGAAAAGTGAGAGAGGAGACATGGAGACTCTCGATGGAGAAGCTTTCAACTGTCCACGACAGGTTGGAGGAGCTTTTTGATCAGCTGAAGGAGATCAGGATACCTCAGGCCAAAAATGCAGGTTTCGAAAACTACAGAGATTTCATGCATGCCAAGAAGAACAGGTTCGTCTATTCGGTCGAGGATATCTTCAGATTTCACGATTCAGTCGAGGCCGTGGTCGTACCCTTCGTGAAAAAACTGAACGAGAGTAGAAAAAAAGAGATCGGAGTGGAATCGCTCAGACCCTGGGATACACAGGTAGAACCCTCGGGAAAAGTATTGAAGCCCTTCGACGGCATGGATGACTTCATAGGAAAGGCCATCGCCGTTCTCTCCAGAGTCGACAGACAGTTCGGTCTCAATCTACAAAAAATGAAAAATACAGGACTGCTGGATCTGGAAAATAGAAAGGGGAAGGCTCCCGGGGGTTATAACTACCCGCTGGACGAAACGGGGGCGCCCTTCATATTCATGAACGCCACCGGAACGCCGGGCAACGTCAGAACTATTCTCCACGAATCGGGCCACGCCATGCACTCCTTCTCGACTGTGGGCGAGAGAATAATACTGTACAGACACACAACGCACGAAGCGGCCGAGCTCGCCTCGATGTCGATGGAACTGCTCACCATGGATCACTGGGACGAATACTACCCTGACAGCGAAGAACTGAAATTGGCGAAAAAAGAGGAGCTGACCGGAACTATAAGCTTCCTGCCCTGGTGCATGACGGTCGATGCCTTCCAGCAGTGGATCTACTCCAATCCCGACCACACGCCCGACGAGAGGGACGAGAAGTTCGCCGGTATCTTCGCCAGGTTCGAAGGCGGGATCGATTGGTCAGGTCTAGAGCGGGAGCGGCGAATCCGCTGGCTGCTTCAGCCCCATATCTTCACCAACCCCTTCTACTACATAGAGTACGGTATCGCCCAGCTCGGAGCCCTTGCCATATACAGAAATTACAGACTCGACAGGGAAAAGGCCATAGCCGATTACAAGAGGTTTCTCTCTCTGGGATACTCCAGACCTCTCGATGAACTGTACGAAGCGGCGGGGATCAAGTTCGACTTTTCGAAGTCATATATATCCGAGCTGGTCAATTTCGTCGGGGGAGAGATAGAGCGGCTCTAG
- a CDS encoding class I fructose-bisphosphate aldolase: MNGLERRLDRMFSRGSLIVAAADHGQFAGVPLGLEDIGRYISEIETLDIDGILLNPGVVSRIASFNANKLLIIRVTHAGSALSGDIGNTKYFLDPEQALRLGADAVIVMGIVGQERDSDALHALSKAVWDYQRYGIPVIAEMLPYRKEDYSSPEVIANISRIGAELGANVIKTMMTANYGEVVRSCPVPVIIAGGEKNRDFFVSLEDAAKAGAKGAAIGRNLFQEKDRTGFLKKVREVFASR; the protein is encoded by the coding sequence ATGAATGGCCTGGAAAGAAGATTGGATAGAATGTTTTCTCGTGGTTCTCTGATCGTTGCCGCAGCCGATCACGGCCAGTTCGCCGGTGTTCCGCTGGGTTTAGAGGATATCGGACGCTATATAAGCGAGATTGAAACTCTCGACATCGACGGAATACTGCTGAACCCCGGAGTGGTTTCGCGAATCGCTTCTTTCAATGCGAATAAACTTCTTATTATAAGGGTAACGCACGCCGGTTCGGCTTTATCGGGCGATATCGGCAACACGAAATACTTTCTCGATCCGGAACAGGCACTGAGGCTTGGAGCCGACGCGGTAATAGTTATGGGAATCGTCGGTCAGGAGAGAGACTCCGATGCCCTCCACGCTCTTTCGAAAGCCGTCTGGGATTACCAGAGGTACGGGATACCAGTCATAGCCGAGATGCTGCCTTACAGGAAGGAAGACTACTCCTCTCCAGAAGTTATAGCGAATATTTCGCGGATAGGAGCCGAGCTCGGAGCGAACGTTATAAAGACCATGATGACCGCAAATTACGGCGAGGTCGTTCGATCATGTCCCGTTCCCGTGATCATAGCCGGGGGCGAGAAGAACCGGGATTTCTTCGTTTCTCTCGAAGACGCGGCAAAAGCTGGTGCTAAAGGCGCGGCTATAGGTCGAAACCTCTTTCAAGAAAAGGACAGAACCGGCTTCTTGAAGAAAGTCAGAGAGGTATTCGCTTCGAGGTAA
- a CDS encoding ABC transporter permease, which yields MNKIGLLFQKYGTILALIGIVVFFSIMTETFLTSRNLINILSHISMLTIIATGMTVCMIPGDFDMSIASVASLSGVIVTSLILKGLGVFGSILITVGMGALFGVIAGILITRLKISAFIATLALGTIATGINFMFTRGQEVYGIFPDSFLAIAQKRVLGIPVQVFIMAVVIVVFTFAMEKTKMGKWMYSIGGSVKASFLSGINVRLLRVVGMIISGALAAFTGCILASRLGSGQPTAGDAYLMDAIAASFLGMTTIKVGRPNVPGTFVGALIIGVINNGLVIMGVSYFFQYIAKGAIIILAVAMTSFRSSESF from the coding sequence ATGAATAAGATAGGGCTGCTCTTTCAGAAGTACGGCACTATTCTAGCCTTGATCGGCATAGTAGTGTTTTTCTCGATCATGACCGAAACGTTTCTCACTTCCAGAAATCTCATAAATATCCTCTCCCATATTTCCATGCTGACGATAATAGCGACCGGGATGACCGTCTGTATGATACCTGGTGATTTTGACATGTCTATCGCATCGGTGGCGAGCCTTTCGGGAGTTATAGTGACTTCTCTGATTTTGAAAGGCCTGGGCGTATTTGGCTCCATACTCATAACGGTGGGCATGGGCGCGCTCTTCGGCGTGATCGCAGGAATTCTGATCACCAGATTGAAGATCTCCGCCTTCATCGCAACCCTCGCCCTCGGTACGATCGCGACCGGTATCAACTTCATGTTCACCAGAGGTCAAGAGGTTTACGGGATCTTCCCCGATTCCTTCCTCGCGATCGCGCAGAAAAGAGTTCTGGGAATCCCCGTCCAGGTCTTCATAATGGCGGTGGTCATAGTCGTCTTCACCTTCGCGATGGAAAAGACGAAGATGGGAAAGTGGATGTACTCAATAGGGGGCAGTGTGAAAGCCTCCTTCCTGTCGGGCATCAACGTCAGGCTTCTCCGCGTGGTCGGAATGATAATCTCCGGCGCCCTCGCGGCCTTCACCGGCTGTATTCTAGCCTCCAGGTTGGGATCTGGACAGCCGACCGCGGGTGACGCTTATCTCATGGATGCGATAGCCGCCTCCTTTCTGGGCATGACCACGATCAAGGTGGGCAGGCCGAACGTGCCGGGAACTTTTGTGGGAGCTTTGATCATCGGAGTTATAAACAACGGTCTAGTGATAATGGGAGTGTCGTATTTCTTTCAGTACATCGCCAAAGGAGCGATCATAATTCTGGCTGTCGCGATGACTTCATTCAGAAGTTCTGAGAGCTTCTAA